In the genome of Kineosporia corallincola, one region contains:
- the larC gene encoding nickel pincer cofactor biosynthesis protein LarC, giving the protein MNTLHAWIDASSGVAGDMLLGALLDAGAHLDAVRSAIETVIPESIHISTSTVHRAGLRALKAHVRPLTQQPPHRTARSIHALLHNSALAEPVRAQAIAVFARLAAAEAHVHDIPQENVHFHEIGALDSIADVVGVCAALHDLGIQSISAGDVALGSGHVRTAHGHLPVPAPAVAELARGWPVYAGGTGELTTPTGLALIRTLALTCEDLPPITPTAIGIGAGTRDTPNAPNITRVIIGQPTQNPSRPTEPCLLLEANIDDLDPRLWPGILSHLLHAGASDAWLTPILMKKGRPAHTLHTLCPPHLATGLKTIIFHETSTLGIRQTTVTKHPLERFITTVDLHGTTIDIKVATAAGRITQANPEFDQIAELARARGLPERTVLAEAVQTAADEGLMVGHLLPPEHRPGPSD; this is encoded by the coding sequence ATGAACACCCTCCACGCCTGGATCGACGCATCCTCAGGAGTAGCCGGCGACATGCTCCTCGGCGCCCTCCTCGACGCCGGCGCGCACCTCGACGCCGTCCGATCCGCCATCGAAACAGTCATTCCCGAAAGCATTCACATCAGCACCAGCACCGTCCACCGGGCCGGCCTGCGTGCCCTCAAAGCCCATGTACGTCCCCTCACTCAGCAGCCCCCGCACCGGACCGCGCGCTCCATCCACGCCCTGCTTCACAACAGTGCACTCGCCGAACCCGTTCGCGCCCAAGCCATCGCCGTCTTCGCCCGCCTGGCAGCCGCGGAAGCCCACGTCCACGACATCCCCCAAGAAAACGTCCACTTCCACGAGATCGGCGCCCTGGACTCCATCGCCGACGTCGTCGGAGTCTGCGCCGCACTCCACGACCTCGGCATCCAGTCGATCTCCGCCGGAGACGTCGCCCTCGGCTCCGGACACGTCCGCACCGCCCACGGGCACCTCCCCGTCCCCGCGCCCGCCGTCGCCGAACTCGCCCGCGGATGGCCGGTCTACGCCGGCGGAACCGGTGAACTGACCACCCCGACCGGCCTGGCACTCATCAGAACACTCGCCCTCACCTGCGAGGACCTCCCACCCATCACCCCCACCGCCATCGGCATCGGCGCCGGCACCCGCGACACCCCCAACGCCCCCAACATCACCCGCGTCATCATCGGACAGCCCACCCAAAACCCATCCCGGCCAACCGAACCCTGCCTGCTCCTCGAAGCCAACATCGACGACCTCGACCCACGCCTCTGGCCCGGAATACTCAGCCATCTCCTGCACGCCGGCGCCTCCGACGCCTGGCTCACACCCATCCTCATGAAAAAAGGCCGCCCAGCACACACCCTCCACACCCTCTGCCCACCACACCTCGCAACCGGCCTCAAAACCATCATCTTCCACGAGACCAGCACTCTCGGAATCCGCCAAACCACGGTCACCAAGCACCCTCTCGAACGATTCATCACCACCGTCGACCTCCACGGCACCACCATCGACATCAAGGTCGCCACCGCAGCCGGACGCATCACCCAGGCCAACCCCGAATTCGACCAGATCGCCGAACTGGCCCGCGC
- the larB gene encoding nickel pincer cofactor biosynthesis protein LarB, with protein sequence MHNPHDISSYAHLDLERTARRGYPEAIYCQGKSTEQITGIAAQLGTHPDTVTLFTRADPAHAEAIHTHLPDALHDPTARLLAWPPDPPTPTGGLVVIAAAGTSDLPIAREAWLTARFLGRRTELLVDIGVAGLHRLLGHLDTLRQAQAVIAVAGMDGALPSVIAGLIPAPVIAVPTSIGYGASFGGIAALLTMLNACAPGVAVVNIDNGYGAGHLAAQITCPPAGASS encoded by the coding sequence ATGCATAACCCGCACGACATCTCGTCATACGCGCACCTCGACCTCGAGCGCACCGCCCGCCGCGGCTACCCCGAAGCCATTTACTGCCAAGGTAAAAGCACCGAACAGATCACCGGCATCGCCGCCCAGCTCGGCACCCACCCCGACACCGTCACCCTCTTCACCCGCGCAGACCCCGCCCACGCCGAAGCCATCCACACCCACCTGCCCGACGCCCTGCACGACCCAACAGCCCGCCTCCTGGCCTGGCCCCCCGATCCCCCCACCCCCACCGGCGGCCTCGTCGTGATCGCAGCCGCCGGCACCTCCGACCTGCCCATCGCCCGAGAAGCCTGGCTCACCGCCCGCTTTCTCGGACGCCGGACCGAACTCCTCGTCGACATCGGCGTCGCCGGCCTGCACCGCCTCCTCGGCCACCTCGACACCCTCCGGCAGGCACAAGCCGTCATCGCCGTCGCCGGCATGGACGGCGCCCTGCCCAGCGTCATCGCCGGACTGATCCCGGCACCCGTCATCGCCGTCCCCACCTCCATCGGCTACGGCGCATCATTCGGCGGAATAGCAGCACTCCTGACCATGCTCAACGCCTGTGCCCCCGGCGTAGCCGTCGTCAACATCGACAACGGCTACGGGGCCGGACATCTGGCTGCCCAGATCACCTGCCCGCCAGCCGGCGCCTCATCATGA
- the larE gene encoding ATP-dependent sacrificial sulfur transferase LarE, with protein sequence MTDPWTQEKSQAVAQTLAGITRLGVAFSGGVDSSVLLALATEHLGHDQVLAIIGVSPSLAETDRAAAHTVALHIGVKLLELPTHEGQRPQYQANGPDRCFHCKDELFTRITDDLVHTHHLDAVAYGENADDTRRPDRPGSRAAHRHRVLHPLADAGLTKTDVRRIARAYALPSAGKPASPCLASRIPHFQDVTPDKLRQIEQAEKAIREMGFPDLRVRHHGEIARIELPLEDLPRALTEPRRATIHAAVLAAGFRYATIDLAGLQSGAFTLSLVPVSHA encoded by the coding sequence ATGACCGACCCGTGGACACAAGAAAAGTCTCAGGCCGTCGCCCAGACACTGGCCGGCATCACCCGCCTCGGCGTCGCCTTCTCCGGCGGCGTCGACTCCTCCGTGCTCCTGGCGCTCGCCACCGAGCATCTCGGCCACGACCAGGTGCTCGCCATCATCGGTGTCTCCCCCAGCCTGGCCGAAACCGACCGCGCGGCAGCCCACACCGTGGCCCTGCACATCGGCGTGAAACTCCTCGAGCTACCCACTCATGAGGGACAGCGCCCGCAGTACCAGGCCAACGGCCCTGACCGCTGCTTCCACTGCAAGGACGAACTTTTCACCCGGATCACCGACGACCTCGTCCACACCCATCACCTCGACGCCGTCGCGTACGGAGAGAACGCCGACGACACCCGGCGACCGGACCGCCCCGGCAGCCGTGCCGCCCACCGCCACCGCGTCCTGCACCCACTCGCCGACGCCGGCCTGACCAAGACCGACGTGCGCCGGATCGCCCGGGCCTACGCCCTGCCCAGCGCCGGCAAGCCCGCCTCCCCCTGCCTGGCCTCCCGGATCCCCCACTTCCAGGACGTCACCCCCGACAAGCTGCGCCAGATCGAGCAGGCCGAAAAAGCCATCCGGGAAATGGGTTTTCCCGACTTACGAGTACGTCACCACGGCGAGATCGCCCGCATCGAACTACCCCTGGAAGACCTGCCCCGTGCCCTGACCGAACCACGACGCGCCACCATCCACGCAGCCGTCCTGGCAGCGGGCTTCCGCTACGCCACCATCGATCTGGCCGGACTCCAGTCAGGAGCCTTCACCCTGTCGCTCGTGCCGGTCAGTCATGCATAA
- a CDS encoding DUF362 domain-containing protein, translating to MADGDGRLRPDPVTGNYLKNVHDNFAQLMASSPDAQAVRTVGLDYDGPLDSLQRVLDGSWTAHSDVTIAACPQYSGQDCATAIQQCLDTLHPTKTLHPGSRVLIKVGLVEARHPDEHVTVHPVVVRELLRHLITVTGSPEHVLVADGSGHERDTDQILRNTGLGQVLHDLGVRFIDLNLTDLQAVPVQDSLSMPGFILPSILFDCDLVISLAKLKTHHRSAVTLGMKNLFGCAPGAVYGFPKTRLHYGGTGRVIADLASVVRPGLTIIDAVTGMEGMGPLDGTPRPFGALIAGENVATTDYVATQLMGFSPGLIPQFWYAEQKGLLTAAHHQGLPPQDLTSTFQAPSNISWLHATQSRSPQERRQLLETLLEFARSTLATTNA from the coding sequence GTGGCTGATGGCGATGGCCGCCTACGTCCTGACCCTGTTACCGGCAACTACCTGAAGAACGTCCACGACAACTTCGCCCAGCTCATGGCGTCCTCCCCCGATGCCCAGGCCGTGCGGACCGTCGGCCTCGACTACGACGGCCCTCTGGACAGCCTGCAACGCGTCCTGGACGGAAGCTGGACCGCGCACTCCGACGTCACCATCGCCGCCTGCCCACAGTACTCCGGCCAGGACTGCGCCACCGCCATCCAGCAGTGCCTGGACACGCTGCACCCCACCAAAACGCTGCACCCAGGCAGCCGGGTGCTGATCAAGGTCGGGCTGGTCGAGGCCCGTCATCCGGACGAACACGTCACCGTGCATCCGGTCGTCGTGCGGGAACTGCTCCGCCACCTCATCACCGTCACCGGAAGCCCCGAGCACGTCCTCGTCGCCGACGGATCCGGCCACGAACGCGACACCGACCAGATCCTGCGCAACACCGGGCTGGGCCAGGTCCTCCACGACCTCGGCGTCCGCTTCATCGACCTCAACCTCACCGACCTCCAAGCCGTACCCGTCCAGGACTCGCTTTCCATGCCAGGTTTCATCCTTCCCAGCATCCTGTTCGACTGCGACCTGGTGATCTCGCTGGCCAAGCTCAAGACCCACCACCGCTCAGCGGTGACCCTCGGCATGAAGAACCTGTTCGGTTGTGCCCCCGGCGCCGTCTACGGATTCCCCAAGACCAGGCTCCACTACGGCGGAACCGGCCGGGTCATCGCCGATCTCGCCTCCGTCGTCCGCCCCGGCCTGACCATCATCGACGCCGTCACCGGCATGGAAGGTATGGGACCACTGGACGGCACCCCACGACCCTTCGGCGCCCTGATCGCCGGCGAGAACGTCGCCACCACCGACTACGTCGCCACCCAGCTCATGGGATTCAGCCCCGGGCTCATCCCCCAGTTCTGGTACGCCGAGCAGAAAGGCCTCCTCACCGCCGCACACCACCAGGGCCTCCCACCCCAGGACCTGACCAGCACGTTTCAAGCCCCCTCCAACATCTCCTGGCTCCACGCCACGCAGTCCCGCAGCCCTCAGGAACGCCGCCAGCTCCTCGAAACCCTCCTGGAATTCGCCCGATCCACGCTCGCCACCACCAACGCCTGA